DNA sequence from the Gammaproteobacteria bacterium genome:
GATATCGACCTGGTCGGCGAGCAGCCGGTTGATCCACTCGGTATAGCGTTCCCTGGCCGCCTCGAGCGACGTGCGGTCGGTCGCGTCGTCCGCGCTCCTGAACAGCCCCGGTTCCGGCAGCTTGGCCAGCAGGCGGACCATCTCCCGGCGTGTGGCTAGGTGCTGGTCCAGATCCAGGAAATCCGCCCGCAGGCTCTGCAGATAGACCGTCTGGTACAGGAACCGAACCTGGTCGAACACCAGCGGCAGATTGAGCGCGAGCGCCAGGATCAACGGCGTGAAACCGAAGAGAAACAGGACGGCCAGGATCTGGGTGCGCAGTTTCATGGAAGGCAGCTTGCGACAGGTCTGAAAGAGTATAGCCGCATGCCTCCCGGGTCCGGGCGGGGCCCCTGTCCGCGACGTTTTGCTGTCCGTCGCCCTTGCATCGTCACCCGGGAAACCCCACGATATCGGTACGCGACCTCGCAGGGATTCGCTCACCGACACTGGGAGACTTTCCGGATGAATACCATCGACATCGAGACCCGGCCCTTCCCGGACCAGAAGCCAGGAACGTCTGGCCTGCGAAAACGGGTTTCCGTGTTCCGCCAACCCCACTATCTGGAAAACTTCGTTCAGTCCATCTTCAACACCATCGGCGGCCTCGGTGGCAAGACACTCGTTCTCGGCGGCGACGGGCGCTACCACAATCTCGCCGCGATCCGGACCATCCTGAGGATGGCGGCAGCCAGCGGTGCAGAGCGGGTCATCGTGGGCCGCGACGGACTGCTGTCGACACCCGCGGCATCCTGCGTGATCCGCTCACGGCAAACCGACGGCGGCATCATCCTCTCGGCCAGCCACAACCCCGGCGGCGAGCAGGGGGACTTCGGTATCAAGTTCAATGCCGCCAACGGCGGACCGGCGCCGGAGTCGCTGACCGAGCGCATCTACCGCGAGTCGCGGCAGATCACCCGCTACCGCACGCTGGATGCCGGTGAGGTGGATCTCTCGAGCGACGACGAGCACGAGCTGAACGGGACGCGCATCGAGGTCATCGACCCCGTGGACGACTATGCGCGCCAGATGGAGGGACTGTTCGATTTCAACCTGATTCACCAGATGTTCAACTCGGGACCCTTCCGGATGCGCTTTGACGCGATGAATGCCGTCACGGGCCCCTACGCGACGCGGATACTGGAACAGATGCTCGGTGCCGAACCCGGCACGGTCATGAATGGCGTACCACTGGAGGACTTCGGCGGACTGCACCCGGACCCCAATCTGGTATACGCCAAGGAACTCGTCGAGATCCTGTACTCGTCGGATGGACCGGACTTCGGCGCCGCTGCCGACGGGGACGGCGACCGGAACATGATCCTCGGCAAGCGGTTCTTCGTCACCCCGAGCGACAGCCTCGCGGTCATGGCCGCGAACGCCCATCTGCTCCCGGGCTACCGCATGGGCGTTCGCGGCATCGCACGCTCCATGCCCACCAGCAGCGCCGCCGACCGGGTTGCCGAGGCGCTGGGTGTGGAGTGCTACGAGACACCTACTGGCTGGAAGTTCTTCGGCAACCTGCTCGACGAGGGGCGCATCACCCTGTGCGGTGAAGAAAGCTTCGGAACCGGGTCCGACCACGTTCGGGAAAAGGACGGACTCTGGGCGGTGCTGTTCTGGCTGAACATGCTAGCCGCGAGGCGCGAACCCGTAGATGCCATCGTACGCAAGCACTGGCGCCAGTTCGGTCGCAACTACTATTCGCGTCACGACTACGAAGGCCTGCCTGCGGATGCAGCGGAATCTCTGATAGAGGCTCTGCGGGGCAAACTCCCCGGCTTACGCGGACAACGCATCGCCGGGCGGATCGCCAAAACGGCGGACGACTTCGAGTACACCGATCCGGTCGACGGCAGCGTGACGTCCCATCAGGGCATTCGTCTCATCTTCGAGGACGGGGCGCGGATCGTGTACCGGCTGTCCGGCACGGGGACCGAAGGCGCCACGCTCAGGGTCTACATCGAGAGCTTCGAGGCCGATCCCGATCTGCACGACCTTGAGACGCAGACCGCCCTGATCGACCTGATCGAGGTAGCCGGTGAGATCGGGGGCATCCGTCACTACACGGGGCGTGACAAACCGACGGTCATTACCTGAAAGGGAGCCGGGTTCAGGGGCCATCCCGCACAAGGGATCACCGCCGCACGAATCAATGCGTGTCGGCGAGTTCGAGGAAATAGCCGCTCCAGGAGAGCAGCAGAACTGCAACGAGGATGAGATCCAGGACCGTGATGCCGTTGAGACGCCGCCGCACGGTGGGTTCGGCCTCCACCAT
Encoded proteins:
- a CDS encoding alpha-D-glucose phosphate-specific phosphoglucomutase, translating into MNTIDIETRPFPDQKPGTSGLRKRVSVFRQPHYLENFVQSIFNTIGGLGGKTLVLGGDGRYHNLAAIRTILRMAAASGAERVIVGRDGLLSTPAASCVIRSRQTDGGIILSASHNPGGEQGDFGIKFNAANGGPAPESLTERIYRESRQITRYRTLDAGEVDLSSDDEHELNGTRIEVIDPVDDYARQMEGLFDFNLIHQMFNSGPFRMRFDAMNAVTGPYATRILEQMLGAEPGTVMNGVPLEDFGGLHPDPNLVYAKELVEILYSSDGPDFGAAADGDGDRNMILGKRFFVTPSDSLAVMAANAHLLPGYRMGVRGIARSMPTSSAADRVAEALGVECYETPTGWKFFGNLLDEGRITLCGEESFGTGSDHVREKDGLWAVLFWLNMLAARREPVDAIVRKHWRQFGRNYYSRHDYEGLPADAAESLIEALRGKLPGLRGQRIAGRIAKTADDFEYTDPVDGSVTSHQGIRLIFEDGARIVYRLSGTGTEGATLRVYIESFEADPDLHDLETQTALIDLIEVAGEIGGIRHYTGRDKPTVIT